In one window of Macrobrachium nipponense isolate FS-2020 chromosome 2, ASM1510439v2, whole genome shotgun sequence DNA:
- the LOC135221106 gene encoding atypical protein kinase C-like isoform X1 codes for MNTDVTTVSDDSNSQSDDETRVLAESRSTTGYKRSSNKQRPFSAIFGCFVSSESSHQLGSLYRTKSVECINDIGRDDRESDDVSPEQRSPREKFANDRKFSLSKSFRSFLRRAAHPTSSACDDSENANVRDDESAVSRLPSTSSDENESCSSVEMNLTTSVEPPLTNFPAGITPSISSTDIATFPHSDANFLSTLDQVSSKLSSLASSSLETDSGDAHFEEESRSPTQSVDSADSPAIQDCRAVSKTPALEEDVFQPRPPRMRQGMKSRVSDARPRSMGDVDRKITKRWSYGILNSFMVGNGRAEKDKKVTGRRSCFFVPGHPYYSSEFRRELNRDRNSLVVEDLYLLGNSSSQEEENTKSRGSIYRRGARRWRKLYKVNGHIFQAKRFNRRASCEFCKDRIWGLGRQGFKCTQCKLLVHKKCHKLQKVACNADLDTSTDTLASHDSSTLTRIGTNGKMPMPEFMKEVPDPGITEEAPVEMPSKKGLSSEPMSPTGQAGQYCLDDFELIRVIGRGSYAKVLMVELKKTNRIYAMKVIKKTLVTDDEDIDWVQTEKHVFETASNHPFLVGLHSCFQTPSRLFFVIEFVRGGDLMFHMQRQRRLPEEHARFYAAEICLALNFLHEKGIIYRDLKLDNVLLDHEGHIKLTDYGMCKEGIRPGDTTSTFCGTPNYIAPEILQGVEYSFSVDWWALGVLLYEMLAGKSPFDIVGASDNPDCNTEDFLFQVILERPIRIPRSLSVKAAAILKGFLNKNPIDRLGCHPETGFTDIVTHPFFKTIDWEMLEQRQVPPPYRPRLDSERDLANFPPEFTDEPIQLTPDDARAIENIDQSEFEGFEYVNPLLMSMEDCV; via the exons ATGAATACTGATGTGACGACTGTCAGTGATGACAGTAACTCGCAGAGCGATGACGAGACAAGGGTACTTGCTGAGAGCAGAAGTACGACCGGATATAAAAGAAGCAGCAACAAGCAGAGGCCATTTTCGGCCATCTTTGGTTGTTTTGTTTCTAGCGAATCTTCACATCAGTTAGGCTCTCTCTATCGGACTAAATCAGTTGAATGTATTAATGACATTGGTcgagacgatagagagagcgaTGACGTCTCCCCAGAGCAGAGATCTCCGAGGGAGAAGTTTGCAAACGACAGGAAATTCAGCTTATCCAAGTCTTTCCGTTCTTTTCTTAGAAGGGCAGCGCATCCCACGTCGAGTGCATGTGATGATAGTGAGAATGCAAATGTCAGAGATGACGAGAGTGCTGTCTCTAGATTGCCCAGCACCAGCTCTGACGAAAATGAAAGCTGCAGCTCCGTCGAAATGAATCTCACCACGAGTGTCGAACCTCCCTTAACCAACTTCCCTGCTGGAATAACCCCTTCAATTTCTTCAACTGACATTGCCACCTTTCCTCATTCAGACGCAAATTTCCTGTCTACCTTAGACCAGGTCTCATCAAAATTGTCGTCTTTGGCTTCAAGCAGTCTGGAAACAGATTCGGGTGATGCGCACTTTGAAGAAGAGAGTAGATCACCTACTCAATCTGTTGATTCAGCTGACTCTCCAGCCATTCAAGATTGTAGAGCTGTGTCTAAGACTCCCGCTTTAGAGGAAGACGTTTTCCAACCACGGCCGCCTAGGATGAGGCAGGGCATGAAGTCGAGGGTATCGGATGCAAGACCGAGATCAATGGGGGACGTGGACAGGAAAATTACAAAGAGGTGGTCTTATGGAATCCTTAATTCTTTCATGGTGGGAAATGGGAGAGCTGAGAAAGATAAGAAAGTCACAGGAAGGAGATCTTGTTTTTTTGTCCCTGGCCATCCTTATTATTCAAGTGAATTTCGTCGGGAATTAAATCGGGACAGAAATTCATTGGTTGTGGAAGATTTATACCTTCTGGGGAATTCATCTAGTCAAGAGGAAGAAAATACAAAGAGCAGAG GGAGCATCTACAGAAGGGGAGCTCGTAGATGGAGAAAGCTCTACAAGGTCAATGGCCACATATTCCAAGCAAAGAGATTTAACAGG agAGCATCATGTGAGTTTTGTAAAGACAGAATATGGGGCCTGGGCCGCCAAGGCTTTAAATGCACTCAATGTAAACTTCTTGTCCATAAAAAGTGCCATAAACTGCAAAAGGTGGCATGTAATGCCGACTTGGATACCTCCACTGACACCCTTGCATCACATGATTCATCCACCTTGACTCGCATTGGCACCAATGGAAAGATGCCAATGCCTGAGTTCATGAAAGAAGTTCCAG ACCCAGGGATAACAGAAGAGGCTCCTGTGGAGATGCCATCCAAAAAAG GGTTGAGCAGTGAACCAATGTCTCCAACAGGCCAAGCAGGACAGTATTGTTTGGATGACTTTGAACTAATACGTGTCATAGGTAGAGGTTCTTACGCAAAGGTGCTGATGgttgaactaaaaaaaactaatcgAATTTATGCCATGAAAGTTATCAAAAAGACACTGGTCACAGATGATGAG GATATTGACTGGGTCCAAACTGAAAAGCATGTTTTTGAGACAGCATCCAATCATCCCTTCTTGGTTGGCCTTCACTCGTGCTTCCAGACTCCGTCCCGTCTGTTCTTTGTGATAGAGTTTGTACGAGGAGGAGATCTGATGTTCCACATGCAGAGGCAGCGACGCCTACCAGAGGAGCATGCAAGATTTTATGCGGCTGAAATTTGCTTAGCTCTTAATTTCCTCCATGAAAAAG GTATTATATATCGAGATCTTAAGTTAGACAATGTGTTACTTGATCATGAAGGACATATCAAACTTACTGATTATGGCATGTGTAAGGAGGGTATCCGGCCTGGTGATACAACTTCTACCTTCTGTGGAACACCTAATTATATTGCCCCAGAGATCTTACAAGGGGTCGAGTACAGTTTTAG TGTTGATTGGTGGGCATTAGGAGTATTGTTGTACGAAATGCTAGCGGGAAAGAGTCCGTTTGACATTGTTGGAGCTTCAGATAACCCAGATTGCAACACTGAAGATTTTCTTTTCCAAG TCATCTTGGAGCGACCAATTCGTATTCCTCGTTCTCTGTCGGTGAAGGCAGCTGCAATTCTGAAAGGTTTCTTGAACAAAAATCCTATTGATCGTCTTGGATGTCATCCAGAAACAGGGTTTACTGATATTGTAACACACCCATTCTTCAAAACCATTGACTGGGAAATG
- the LOC135221106 gene encoding atypical protein kinase C-like isoform X2, which yields MNTDVTTVSDDSNSQSDDETRVLAESRSTTGYKRSSNKQRPFSAIFGCFVSSESSHQLGSLYRTKSVECINDIGRDDRESDDVSPEQRSPREKFANDRKFSLSKSFRSFLRRAAHPTSSACDDSENANVRDDESAVSRLPSTSSDENESCSSVEMNLTTSVEPPLTNFPAGITPSISSTDIATFPHSDANFLSTLDQVSSKLSSLASSSLETDSGDAHFEEESRSPTQSVDSADSPAIQDCRAVSKTPALEEDVFQPRPPRMRQGMKSRVSDARPRSMGDVDRKITKRWSYGILNSFMVGNGRAEKDKKVTGRRSCFFVPGHPYYSSEFRRELNRDRNSLVVEDLYLLGNSSSQEEENTKSRGSIYRRGARRWRKLYKVNGHIFQAKRFNRRASCEFCKDRIWGLGRQGFKCTQCKLLVHKKCHKLQKVACNADLDTSTDTLASHDSSTLTRIGTNGKMPMPEFMKEVPDPGITEEAPVEMPSKKGLSSEPMSPTGQAGQYCLDDFELIRVIGRGSYAKVLMVELKKTNRIYAMKVIKKTLVTDDEDIDWVQTEKHVFETASNHPFLVGLHSCFQTPSRLFFVIEFVRGGDLMFHMQRQRRLPEEHARFYAAEICLALNFLHEKGIIYRDLKLDNVLLDHEGHIKLTDYGMCKEGIRPGDTTSTFCGTPNYIAPEILQGVEYSFSVDWWALGVLLYEMLAGKSPFDIVGASDNPDCNTEDFLFQVILERPIRIPRSLSVKAAAILKGFLNKNPIDRLGCHPETGFTDIVTHPFFKTIDWEMLERKQIPPPYKPRVDGERDLENFDPQFTAEPVQFTPDDQRAIENIDQSEFEGFEYVNPLLMSMEDCV from the exons ATGAATACTGATGTGACGACTGTCAGTGATGACAGTAACTCGCAGAGCGATGACGAGACAAGGGTACTTGCTGAGAGCAGAAGTACGACCGGATATAAAAGAAGCAGCAACAAGCAGAGGCCATTTTCGGCCATCTTTGGTTGTTTTGTTTCTAGCGAATCTTCACATCAGTTAGGCTCTCTCTATCGGACTAAATCAGTTGAATGTATTAATGACATTGGTcgagacgatagagagagcgaTGACGTCTCCCCAGAGCAGAGATCTCCGAGGGAGAAGTTTGCAAACGACAGGAAATTCAGCTTATCCAAGTCTTTCCGTTCTTTTCTTAGAAGGGCAGCGCATCCCACGTCGAGTGCATGTGATGATAGTGAGAATGCAAATGTCAGAGATGACGAGAGTGCTGTCTCTAGATTGCCCAGCACCAGCTCTGACGAAAATGAAAGCTGCAGCTCCGTCGAAATGAATCTCACCACGAGTGTCGAACCTCCCTTAACCAACTTCCCTGCTGGAATAACCCCTTCAATTTCTTCAACTGACATTGCCACCTTTCCTCATTCAGACGCAAATTTCCTGTCTACCTTAGACCAGGTCTCATCAAAATTGTCGTCTTTGGCTTCAAGCAGTCTGGAAACAGATTCGGGTGATGCGCACTTTGAAGAAGAGAGTAGATCACCTACTCAATCTGTTGATTCAGCTGACTCTCCAGCCATTCAAGATTGTAGAGCTGTGTCTAAGACTCCCGCTTTAGAGGAAGACGTTTTCCAACCACGGCCGCCTAGGATGAGGCAGGGCATGAAGTCGAGGGTATCGGATGCAAGACCGAGATCAATGGGGGACGTGGACAGGAAAATTACAAAGAGGTGGTCTTATGGAATCCTTAATTCTTTCATGGTGGGAAATGGGAGAGCTGAGAAAGATAAGAAAGTCACAGGAAGGAGATCTTGTTTTTTTGTCCCTGGCCATCCTTATTATTCAAGTGAATTTCGTCGGGAATTAAATCGGGACAGAAATTCATTGGTTGTGGAAGATTTATACCTTCTGGGGAATTCATCTAGTCAAGAGGAAGAAAATACAAAGAGCAGAG GGAGCATCTACAGAAGGGGAGCTCGTAGATGGAGAAAGCTCTACAAGGTCAATGGCCACATATTCCAAGCAAAGAGATTTAACAGG agAGCATCATGTGAGTTTTGTAAAGACAGAATATGGGGCCTGGGCCGCCAAGGCTTTAAATGCACTCAATGTAAACTTCTTGTCCATAAAAAGTGCCATAAACTGCAAAAGGTGGCATGTAATGCCGACTTGGATACCTCCACTGACACCCTTGCATCACATGATTCATCCACCTTGACTCGCATTGGCACCAATGGAAAGATGCCAATGCCTGAGTTCATGAAAGAAGTTCCAG ACCCAGGGATAACAGAAGAGGCTCCTGTGGAGATGCCATCCAAAAAAG GGTTGAGCAGTGAACCAATGTCTCCAACAGGCCAAGCAGGACAGTATTGTTTGGATGACTTTGAACTAATACGTGTCATAGGTAGAGGTTCTTACGCAAAGGTGCTGATGgttgaactaaaaaaaactaatcgAATTTATGCCATGAAAGTTATCAAAAAGACACTGGTCACAGATGATGAG GATATTGACTGGGTCCAAACTGAAAAGCATGTTTTTGAGACAGCATCCAATCATCCCTTCTTGGTTGGCCTTCACTCGTGCTTCCAGACTCCGTCCCGTCTGTTCTTTGTGATAGAGTTTGTACGAGGAGGAGATCTGATGTTCCACATGCAGAGGCAGCGACGCCTACCAGAGGAGCATGCAAGATTTTATGCGGCTGAAATTTGCTTAGCTCTTAATTTCCTCCATGAAAAAG GTATTATATATCGAGATCTTAAGTTAGACAATGTGTTACTTGATCATGAAGGACATATCAAACTTACTGATTATGGCATGTGTAAGGAGGGTATCCGGCCTGGTGATACAACTTCTACCTTCTGTGGAACACCTAATTATATTGCCCCAGAGATCTTACAAGGGGTCGAGTACAGTTTTAG TGTTGATTGGTGGGCATTAGGAGTATTGTTGTACGAAATGCTAGCGGGAAAGAGTCCGTTTGACATTGTTGGAGCTTCAGATAACCCAGATTGCAACACTGAAGATTTTCTTTTCCAAG TCATCTTGGAGCGACCAATTCGTATTCCTCGTTCTCTGTCGGTGAAGGCAGCTGCAATTCTGAAAGGTTTCTTGAACAAAAATCCTATTGATCGTCTTGGATGTCATCCAGAAACAGGGTTTACTGATATTGTAACACACCCATTCTTCAAAACCATTGACTGGGAAATG
- the LOC135221106 gene encoding atypical protein kinase C-like isoform X3, with the protein MNTDVTTVSDDSNSQSDDETRVLAESRSTTGYKRSSNKQRPFSAIFGCFVSSESSHQLGSLYRTKSVECINDIGRDDRESDDVSPEQRSPREKFANDRKFSLSKSFRSFLRRAAHPTSSACDDSENANVRDDESAVSRLPSTSSDENESCSSVEMNLTTSVEPPLTNFPAGITPSISSTDIATFPHSDANFLSTLDQVSSKLSSLASSSLETDSGDAHFEEESRSPTQSVDSADSPAIQDCRAVSKTPALEEDVFQPRPPRMRQGMKSRVSDARPRSMGDVDRKITKRWSYGILNSFMVGNGRAEKDKKVTGRRSCFFVPGHPYYSSEFRRELNRDRNSLVVEDLYLLGNSSSQEEENTKSRGSIYRRGARRWRKLYKVNGHIFQAKRFNRRASCEFCKDRIWGLGRQGFKCTQCKLLVHKKCHKLQKVACNADLDTSTDTLASHDSSTLTRIGTNGKMPMPEFMKEVPDPGITEEAPVEMPSKKGLSSEPMSPTGQAGQYCLDDFELIRVIGRGSYAKVLMVELKKTNRIYAMKVIKKTLVTDDEDIDWVQTEKHVFETASNHPFLVGLHSCFQTPSRLFFVIEFVRGGDLMFHMQRQRRLPEEHARFYAAEICLALNFLHEKGIIYRDLKLDNVLLDHEGHIKLTDYGMCKEGIRPGDTTSTFCGTPNYIAPEILQGVEYSFSVDWWALGVLLYEMLAGKSPFDIVGASDNPDCNTEDFLFQVILERPIRIPRSLSVKAAAILKGFLNKNPIDRLGCHPETGFTDIVTHPFFKTIDWEMLERKQIPPPYKPRVDGERDLENFDPQFTAEPVQFTPDDHWSRDRFHRLTAQG; encoded by the exons ATGAATACTGATGTGACGACTGTCAGTGATGACAGTAACTCGCAGAGCGATGACGAGACAAGGGTACTTGCTGAGAGCAGAAGTACGACCGGATATAAAAGAAGCAGCAACAAGCAGAGGCCATTTTCGGCCATCTTTGGTTGTTTTGTTTCTAGCGAATCTTCACATCAGTTAGGCTCTCTCTATCGGACTAAATCAGTTGAATGTATTAATGACATTGGTcgagacgatagagagagcgaTGACGTCTCCCCAGAGCAGAGATCTCCGAGGGAGAAGTTTGCAAACGACAGGAAATTCAGCTTATCCAAGTCTTTCCGTTCTTTTCTTAGAAGGGCAGCGCATCCCACGTCGAGTGCATGTGATGATAGTGAGAATGCAAATGTCAGAGATGACGAGAGTGCTGTCTCTAGATTGCCCAGCACCAGCTCTGACGAAAATGAAAGCTGCAGCTCCGTCGAAATGAATCTCACCACGAGTGTCGAACCTCCCTTAACCAACTTCCCTGCTGGAATAACCCCTTCAATTTCTTCAACTGACATTGCCACCTTTCCTCATTCAGACGCAAATTTCCTGTCTACCTTAGACCAGGTCTCATCAAAATTGTCGTCTTTGGCTTCAAGCAGTCTGGAAACAGATTCGGGTGATGCGCACTTTGAAGAAGAGAGTAGATCACCTACTCAATCTGTTGATTCAGCTGACTCTCCAGCCATTCAAGATTGTAGAGCTGTGTCTAAGACTCCCGCTTTAGAGGAAGACGTTTTCCAACCACGGCCGCCTAGGATGAGGCAGGGCATGAAGTCGAGGGTATCGGATGCAAGACCGAGATCAATGGGGGACGTGGACAGGAAAATTACAAAGAGGTGGTCTTATGGAATCCTTAATTCTTTCATGGTGGGAAATGGGAGAGCTGAGAAAGATAAGAAAGTCACAGGAAGGAGATCTTGTTTTTTTGTCCCTGGCCATCCTTATTATTCAAGTGAATTTCGTCGGGAATTAAATCGGGACAGAAATTCATTGGTTGTGGAAGATTTATACCTTCTGGGGAATTCATCTAGTCAAGAGGAAGAAAATACAAAGAGCAGAG GGAGCATCTACAGAAGGGGAGCTCGTAGATGGAGAAAGCTCTACAAGGTCAATGGCCACATATTCCAAGCAAAGAGATTTAACAGG agAGCATCATGTGAGTTTTGTAAAGACAGAATATGGGGCCTGGGCCGCCAAGGCTTTAAATGCACTCAATGTAAACTTCTTGTCCATAAAAAGTGCCATAAACTGCAAAAGGTGGCATGTAATGCCGACTTGGATACCTCCACTGACACCCTTGCATCACATGATTCATCCACCTTGACTCGCATTGGCACCAATGGAAAGATGCCAATGCCTGAGTTCATGAAAGAAGTTCCAG ACCCAGGGATAACAGAAGAGGCTCCTGTGGAGATGCCATCCAAAAAAG GGTTGAGCAGTGAACCAATGTCTCCAACAGGCCAAGCAGGACAGTATTGTTTGGATGACTTTGAACTAATACGTGTCATAGGTAGAGGTTCTTACGCAAAGGTGCTGATGgttgaactaaaaaaaactaatcgAATTTATGCCATGAAAGTTATCAAAAAGACACTGGTCACAGATGATGAG GATATTGACTGGGTCCAAACTGAAAAGCATGTTTTTGAGACAGCATCCAATCATCCCTTCTTGGTTGGCCTTCACTCGTGCTTCCAGACTCCGTCCCGTCTGTTCTTTGTGATAGAGTTTGTACGAGGAGGAGATCTGATGTTCCACATGCAGAGGCAGCGACGCCTACCAGAGGAGCATGCAAGATTTTATGCGGCTGAAATTTGCTTAGCTCTTAATTTCCTCCATGAAAAAG GTATTATATATCGAGATCTTAAGTTAGACAATGTGTTACTTGATCATGAAGGACATATCAAACTTACTGATTATGGCATGTGTAAGGAGGGTATCCGGCCTGGTGATACAACTTCTACCTTCTGTGGAACACCTAATTATATTGCCCCAGAGATCTTACAAGGGGTCGAGTACAGTTTTAG TGTTGATTGGTGGGCATTAGGAGTATTGTTGTACGAAATGCTAGCGGGAAAGAGTCCGTTTGACATTGTTGGAGCTTCAGATAACCCAGATTGCAACACTGAAGATTTTCTTTTCCAAG TCATCTTGGAGCGACCAATTCGTATTCCTCGTTCTCTGTCGGTGAAGGCAGCTGCAATTCTGAAAGGTTTCTTGAACAAAAATCCTATTGATCGTCTTGGATGTCATCCAGAAACAGGGTTTACTGATATTGTAACACACCCATTCTTCAAAACCATTGACTGGGAAATG